The Streptomyces sp. NBC_01363 region CGACCTGACCGCGGGGGAGGAGACCTTCGACTCCCGCACCGTCATCCACTTCACCGCAGCCGCGGCCGGAGACACCTTCGTCGAGGTCAAGCCGGCCACCCTGCGCTCGATCAGCCTCGACGGACACCCCCTCGACCCCGCCGACCTCGTCGAGAACCGCTTCCCGCTCACCGCACTCACCCCCGGCACCCACGAACTCCGCATCGACGCGGCCATGAGCTACTCCCGCACCGGCGAAGGCATGCACCGCTTCACCGACCCGACCGACGGCGAGACATACGTCTACACCCAGCTCTCCATGGAGGACGTCCAGCGCGTCTTCGCCGCCTTCGACCAGCCCGACCTCAAGTCCGTCTTCGAACTCACCGTCACCGCCCCCGAAGGCTGGACCGTCCTCGGCAACGGCATCGCCGAACACCGCGGCGACGGCCACTGGACCCTGGCCGCCACCCCGCTGATCTCCACCTACCTCGTCGCCGTCGCCGCCGGCCCCTGGCACTCCGTGACCACCGAACACGCCGGACTGCCCTTCGGCATCCACTGCCGCCGCTCACTGGCCCCCCACCTCGACACGGACGCCGACGAGATCCTCGACATCACCCGGGCCTGCTTCGACCGCTTCCACGAGAAATTCGACGAGCCCTACCCCTTCGACTCCTACGACCAGGCCTTCGTCCCCGAGTTCAACGTCGGTGCCATGGAGAACCCCGGCCTCGTCACCTTCCGCGACGAATTCGTCTACCGCTCCGCCGTCACCGACACCGAACGCCAGACCCGCGGCATGGTCATCGCCCACGAAATGGCCCACATGTGGTTCGGCGACCTCGTCACCCTCGCCTGGTGGGACGACATCTGGCTCAACGAGTCCTTCGCCGAGTACATGGGCTACCAGACCCTCGCCGAAGCCACCCGCTTCACCGACACCTGGGTCGACTTCGGCGTCGCCCGCAAGGGCTGGGGCTACGACGCCGACCAACGCCCCTCCACCCACCCTGTCGCCCCCGACCCGGCCGCCGTCCCCGACACCGCGTCCGCGATGCTCAACTTCGACGGCATCTCCTACTCCAAGGGCGCATCCGCCGTGCGCCAACTCGTCGCCTGGCTCGGCGAGAAGGACTTCCTGGCCGGCATCAACACCCACTTCGCCCGCCACAAATTCGCCAACGCCACCCTCGCTGACTTCATCGACAACCTCGCATCGGCCACCGACCGCGACGTCCACGCCTGGGCCGACGCCTGGCTGCGCACCACCGGAGTCGACACCCTCACCTCCCACATCGAGGAATCCGACGGCACCTGGACCCTCCACGTCGACCACGACGGCAGCCGCCCCCACCGCATCGCCGTCGGCGCCTACGACCACACCCCGGACACCCGCACCGGCACCGACCGGCTCGTCCTGCGCGACCGGTTCGAGATCGACGTCCCCCTGGACGGCACACCCCAAGCACGCCCCGGCCACCGCCCCGCACTCCTCGTCCTCAACGACGGAGACCTCGGCTACGCCAAGATCCGCCTCGACGCCCGGTCCTGGGAAACCGTCGTCACCGGCCTCTCCGGCATCCCCGACGCCCTGACCCGCGCCGTCGTCTGGAACACCGCCCGCGACATGGTCCGCGACGGCGAACTCGCCCCCACCACCTACCTCGAAGCGGCCCGCACCCACCTCCCGCACGAAACCGACCTCGCCCTCGCCCAAGGCGTACTCGCCTTCGCCGACACCCACATCACCCGCCGCTACCTCACCCCCGAGAACCGCCCCGCCGCCCTCGCCACCCTCACCGCCCTCTGCCGCGACCTCATCCGCCGCACCGAGGACGGCCACAACCCCGGCCTCCGCCTCATCGCCGTACGCCACCTCATCGACGCCGCCACCCAGCCCGACACCATCCAGGACTGGCTCGGCAACGGCACCGTCCCCGGCGGACCCGAACTCGACCCCGAACTTCGCTGGCGCATCCTCACCCGCCTCGCCGTCCTCGGCGCCATCGACGAAGCCACCATCACCGCCGAACTCGAACAGGACCCCAGCGCCACCGGACAGGAAGGCGTCGCCCGCTGCCGCGCCGCCCTCCCCACCCCCGAGGCCAAGGCCACCGCCTGGAACGCCCTGTTCAACGACGACAGCCTGTCCAACTACCTCTTCACCGCCACCGCCCAAGGCTTCTGGCAACCCGAACAAACCGACCTCGTACGCGACTACGTACCCCGCTACTACCCCGAGGCCACCGCGCTCGCCGCCCGCCGAGGCCCCGCCATCGCGGCCGCCGCAGGAAGCCACGCCTTCCCCGCGTACGCAGTCGACACCGACAACCTCCACCTCGGCGAACAGGCCCTGAACGACACGGCCCTCACCCCCGCCCTCCACCGCAAACTCACCGACCAGATCGACGACCTGCGCCGCACCCTCACCGTACGCAACACCCACTGACCCACCCCCCCCCGCACCACCCGTGCCCGGCGCCACCCCCACCACACAGGGGGACGCCGGGCACAGCCATATCCGACGCCACGCCCATACCACCGAAACCCCCAACAACGCCCCCCACCCCACCACCCATCCCCCTTTCGAGTTCACATCACCCCGCTCCACGGCCGCGCCCCCGGAAACCCGGACAAGCTGGCATGTCCACCCATGCCCTGCCACGCGCACCCGAAGGGCCCCACCCCATGCCCACCCCACCCCCACCCCTCGCCGGAACCACCACCGGCCCCACCGCCCTGCGCCCCCTCATCGACACCGTCCTCACCGCACTCCACGACGGAGCACACCGACGCGACGGCCCCCTCCCCGCAGGCGGCCCCGACGCCGTCACCCCACGGACACGCACCGCCACCCACCCCGTCATCCCCGACCACGGCACCGGCCCCCACCACGCCCTGCGCACCCTCGTCACCGCCCTCACCGAAGGTGCCGCAGACCCCGCAGACCCCCTCTGCACAGCCCACCTCCACACCCCACCCCTCGCCCTCGCCACCGCTGCGGACCTCGCCGCCTCCGCCCTCAACGCCTCCATGGACTCCTGGGACCAGGCCCCCGCCGCCTCCGCCCTCGAAGCCGACACCGCCGCCGCCCTCGCCGCCGAGATCTACCCCCACCGACCCACCCCCGACGCACTCATCACCACCGGCGGCACCGAAGCCAACCAACTCGCCCTCCTCCTCGCCCGCGAACGCAACGGCCCCGTACAGACCCTCTGCGCCGCCAACGCCCACCACAGCATCACCCGCGCCGCCTGGCTCCTCGGCCTTCCCGCACCCATCGTCATCCCCGCCCCCACCGGCGTCATGGACCTCACCGCACTCGACGAAGCCCTCACCCGGCACCAGCGCCCCCTCCTCGTCACCGCCACCGCCGGCACCACCGACACCGGCCAGATCGACCCACTCGCCGACATCGCCGACCTCTGCGCCACCCACGGCGCCGAACTCCACATCGACGCCGCCTACGGCGGACCCCTCCTCTTCAGCCCCACCCACCGAAGCAAGGTCCACGGCCTCGACCGCGCTCACAGCGTCACCCTCGACCTGCACAAACTCGGCTGGCAACCCGCACCCGCAAGCATCCTCGCCGTCCCCCACCGCAACCACCTCGACCCACTCCACCACCAAGCCCCCTACCTCAACGCCGACGACGACACCGAAGCCGGCCTCCCCGACCTCCTGGGCCGCTCCCTGCGCACCACCCGACGCTCCGACGCCCTCAAGATCGCCGTCACCCTCCAGGCACTCGGCCGCACCGGACTCGCCGACCTCATCGACCGCACCCTCACCACCGCCCACCGCCTCGCCGACCTCATCACCGAAACCCCCACCCTCGACCTCTACGACCGCCCCACCATCAGCACCGTCCTCTTCCGCCCCACCGGCGCCGACGACAAGACCGTCGCCACCATCCGCCGCACCCTCCTCACCCGAGGCCAAGCCGTACTCGGCCGCGCCCACACCAGCGACCGCCTCTGGCTCAAAGCCACCCTCCTCAACCCCCACACCACCCCCGACCACCTCCGCACACTCCTCGACCTCGTCAACCGACTCACCAACGACCTCGCGGAAGGCAACACCCCCCGATGACCGACCTGCCCACCCCCGACACCGACCAGCCACACGACCTCATCGGCATCGGCATCGGCCCCTTCAACCTCTCCCTCGCCGCCCTCGCCCACGGCATCCCCGCCAACCCCCGCCCCCTCACCGCCACCTTCTACGAACAACGCCCCGCCTTCCACTGGCACCCCGGCCTCCTCATCGACGGAGCCAGCCTCCAAGTCCCCTTCCTCGCCGACCTCGTCACCCTCGCCGACCCCGCCAGCCCCTGGACCTTCCTCAACTACCTACGCAGCCGCGACCGGCTCTTCCCCTTCTACTTCGCCGAACGCTTCCACATCCAACGCGCCGAATACGACGCCTACTGCCGCTGGGTCACCGACCAACTCCCCGGCCTCCACTTCAGCCACCAGGTCGACGCCGTCCGCTGGAACAACCAACGCGGCCTCTTCGAAATCGACTTCACCCAACTCGACAACGAAGGCGAAGCCGAAGCACTCGGCCGCGCCCACACCCGCCACATCGCCCTCGGCATCGGCACCGAGCCCTACATCCCCGAACCCCTCAAACCCCTCATCGAAGCCGAGAACGTCCCCGTCATCCACTCCGCCGACTACCTCCACCACCGACAAGAACTCCTCGACGCACCCCACATCACCGTCATCGGCTCCGGACAATCCGGCGCCGAAATCTTCCTCGACCTCCTGCGCGCCCGCCCCACAGGCCACGAAAACCTCCACTGGCTCGCCCGCACCCAGGCCTTCGCACCCATGGAGTACTCAAAACTCGGCCTCGAACACTTCACCCCCGACTACAGCCGCTACTTCCACGCCCTCCCCGAATCCGTACGCGACGAACTCGTCCCCCACCAATGGCAACTCCACAAAGGCATCGACGCCGACACCATCGCCGCCATCCACGACGAGCTCTACCGCCGCACCCTCCACGGCGGCTGGCCCGACACCACCCTCACCCCCGGCGTCTCCGTACGCACCGCAGGACGCATCGCCAACACCCGCATCGAACTCCACCTCGAACACACCCAGCAGAACACCCGCACCCGACTCACCACCGACGCCGTCATCCTCGCCACCGGCTACCGCGAACGCTCCCTCGACCGCATCCTCACCGGCCTCGACCCCTACCTGCGCCGCGACGCCTCCGAACGCCCCCGCATCGACGACCGATTCCGCCTCGTCCTCGACCCCACCGTCACCGGCAACGTCTACGTACAGAACGCCGAACGCCACACCCACGGCGTCGGCGCCCCCGACCTCGGACTCGCCGCCTGGCGCAGCGCCACCATCCTCAACGACCTCACCGGCACCAACCCCTACCCCCTCCCCGAACGCACCGCCTTCACCACCTTCGGCCTCACCCCCCACCACCCCCGCGTCCCCACCCAAGGCCCCGACCTCATCCCCCTCGCCCAGAACAACTGACCACCACCACACACAGAAAAGGCGGCCGCCCCTCCATGAGGAGAGAACGGCCGCCCACCAACAACACCGCCTAGAACACCGGCGTGCCCTCACGCGTCAGACGCCAATCCACCGACGCGAACTGCGAACCGTCCACCGAACCCTTCGCCTGCACCCAAGCGATGATCGTGTTACGGATCTCCTCCGAATTCGCCCACAACTGCTTGGCACCCGCCACATGCGGGAAATTCCCCCCACCACTGGCCCGATAATTATTCACCGCCAACACGAACTGCGCCGCCGGATCGATCGGCTTCCCCTCGAACGCAAGATTCACGATCCGCGAACCATTCGGCTTCGCGATATCGATCTCATACGTCAGACCCGACACCGCGTCATAGTTGTAATCCGGAGTGTTGTCCGCATTCGTCAACTTCGCCGTGTCCACCGGCGCACCCGCCGCCGTCTGCACGTAATACCGCGCCGAGAACTCCAGATAATCCTTCAGCTGCGCACCCGTCAGCAAACGCGCCTCAAGCGTGTTCTCGAACGGATACAGACCCGCCGCATCCTTGATCGTCACATCGCCGGCCGGAATCTGCGCCGTACGCGAGAAGCACGACGCCTGCGAAATCACCGGAAGCGCCGCATACGCACCACCCGCCAGAGCCGCCTTCACCGTCTCCGCCTGAACGACGTTGATCAGATCGATGATCGGCTCGTCCTTCCACGCCGCCTCCGCCGTCGTCATCGCCGCCGTCGACGTACCGATCACCTGATTGACGTACGCCACAACCTTCTTGTGCTCGTCCGCCAACATCCTCGTGATCTTCGGGTCCTCCGCCACGGTGTTCGAGTTCAGCACCTGCGAACCCGCCTTCTCCACCACCCAGCGACCCTTCTCCCACACCAGATCGAAGTCGAACAGCGTCAGCCGCTGCCCCCACTTCAACGGCTCCGAGAGCACCACCTTCTTACCGGTCTGCTTGTTCTCCACGAAATACTCGGGAATCTCCAGATGCGCATGCCCGACCAGAATCGCATCGATACCCGGCACCTGCTCGGCCACCAGACCCGCCGCATTCTCCACATACGGGATCTGATCACCGTACGACGACGTACCACTGTTCCCCGAGTGCGCCGAAACGATCACCACATCCGCACCCATCGAACGAAGCCGCGGCACAAACTTCGCCGCCTGCTCCTCCAGACCCGGGAACACCATCTTCCCACCGACATTCGCCTTGTCCCAGATCGCGATACCCGGATTGGTCAGCCCCAGAATCGCTACCTTCACATCCCGACCATGCGGAGTACGCAACCGCTTGATGACATACGGAGCGAACGCCGGCCGCAACGTCTTCGCATCCAGCGCATTCGCACCCAGCAGCGGGAAGTCGCACTGCTCCTCGAACTTCCGCAGCACCGGAATGCCGTAATTGAACTCATGGTTGCCCAGCGCCGCCGCGTCGTACCCGATCGCATTCATCGCCTGCGCCATCGGATGCACCGGACCACGCTTCGCCGTGATCGGATC contains the following coding sequences:
- a CDS encoding aminotransferase class V-fold PLP-dependent enzyme; amino-acid sequence: MPTPPPPLAGTTTGPTALRPLIDTVLTALHDGAHRRDGPLPAGGPDAVTPRTRTATHPVIPDHGTGPHHALRTLVTALTEGAADPADPLCTAHLHTPPLALATAADLAASALNASMDSWDQAPAASALEADTAAALAAEIYPHRPTPDALITTGGTEANQLALLLARERNGPVQTLCAANAHHSITRAAWLLGLPAPIVIPAPTGVMDLTALDEALTRHQRPLLVTATAGTTDTGQIDPLADIADLCATHGAELHIDAAYGGPLLFSPTHRSKVHGLDRAHSVTLDLHKLGWQPAPASILAVPHRNHLDPLHHQAPYLNADDDTEAGLPDLLGRSLRTTRRSDALKIAVTLQALGRTGLADLIDRTLTTAHRLADLITETPTLDLYDRPTISTVLFRPTGADDKTVATIRRTLLTRGQAVLGRAHTSDRLWLKATLLNPHTTPDHLRTLLDLVNRLTNDLAEGNTPR
- the pepN gene encoding aminopeptidase N produces the protein MSVLTRDEAQTRARFLDVHRYTIDLDLTAGEETFDSRTVIHFTAAAAGDTFVEVKPATLRSISLDGHPLDPADLVENRFPLTALTPGTHELRIDAAMSYSRTGEGMHRFTDPTDGETYVYTQLSMEDVQRVFAAFDQPDLKSVFELTVTAPEGWTVLGNGIAEHRGDGHWTLAATPLISTYLVAVAAGPWHSVTTEHAGLPFGIHCRRSLAPHLDTDADEILDITRACFDRFHEKFDEPYPFDSYDQAFVPEFNVGAMENPGLVTFRDEFVYRSAVTDTERQTRGMVIAHEMAHMWFGDLVTLAWWDDIWLNESFAEYMGYQTLAEATRFTDTWVDFGVARKGWGYDADQRPSTHPVAPDPAAVPDTASAMLNFDGISYSKGASAVRQLVAWLGEKDFLAGINTHFARHKFANATLADFIDNLASATDRDVHAWADAWLRTTGVDTLTSHIEESDGTWTLHVDHDGSRPHRIAVGAYDHTPDTRTGTDRLVLRDRFEIDVPLDGTPQARPGHRPALLVLNDGDLGYAKIRLDARSWETVVTGLSGIPDALTRAVVWNTARDMVRDGELAPTTYLEAARTHLPHETDLALAQGVLAFADTHITRRYLTPENRPAALATLTALCRDLIRRTEDGHNPGLRLIAVRHLIDAATQPDTIQDWLGNGTVPGGPELDPELRWRILTRLAVLGAIDEATITAELEQDPSATGQEGVARCRAALPTPEAKATAWNALFNDDSLSNYLFTATAQGFWQPEQTDLVRDYVPRYYPEATALAARRGPAIAAAAGSHAFPAYAVDTDNLHLGEQALNDTALTPALHRKLTDQIDDLRRTLTVRNTH
- a CDS encoding lysine N(6)-hydroxylase/L-ornithine N(5)-oxygenase family protein, with translation MTDLPTPDTDQPHDLIGIGIGPFNLSLAALAHGIPANPRPLTATFYEQRPAFHWHPGLLIDGASLQVPFLADLVTLADPASPWTFLNYLRSRDRLFPFYFAERFHIQRAEYDAYCRWVTDQLPGLHFSHQVDAVRWNNQRGLFEIDFTQLDNEGEAEALGRAHTRHIALGIGTEPYIPEPLKPLIEAENVPVIHSADYLHHRQELLDAPHITVIGSGQSGAEIFLDLLRARPTGHENLHWLARTQAFAPMEYSKLGLEHFTPDYSRYFHALPESVRDELVPHQWQLHKGIDADTIAAIHDELYRRTLHGGWPDTTLTPGVSVRTAGRIANTRIELHLEHTQQNTRTRLTTDAVILATGYRERSLDRILTGLDPYLRRDASERPRIDDRFRLVLDPTVTGNVYVQNAERHTHGVGAPDLGLAAWRSATILNDLTGTNPYPLPERTAFTTFGLTPHHPRVPTQGPDLIPLAQNN
- a CDS encoding bifunctional UDP-sugar hydrolase/5'-nucleotidase, producing the protein MPLNRRTFLGTSAAAGAGVAIAGGSAAPAAAHGHGHGHDHGRPPKRYSFTVMGTTDLHGNVFNWDYFTDKEFDDKAHNDVGLAKISTLVDQVRREKGRRNTLMIDAGDTIQGTQLSYYYAKIDPITAKRGPVHPMAQAMNAIGYDAAALGNHEFNYGIPVLRKFEEQCDFPLLGANALDAKTLRPAFAPYVIKRLRTPHGRDVKVAILGLTNPGIAIWDKANVGGKMVFPGLEEQAAKFVPRLRSMGADVVIVSAHSGNSGTSSYGDQIPYVENAAGLVAEQVPGIDAILVGHAHLEIPEYFVENKQTGKKVVLSEPLKWGQRLTLFDFDLVWEKGRWVVEKAGSQVLNSNTVAEDPKITRMLADEHKKVVAYVNQVIGTSTAAMTTAEAAWKDEPIIDLINVVQAETVKAALAGGAYAALPVISQASCFSRTAQIPAGDVTIKDAAGLYPFENTLEARLLTGAQLKDYLEFSARYYVQTAAGAPVDTAKLTNADNTPDYNYDAVSGLTYEIDIAKPNGSRIVNLAFEGKPIDPAAQFVLAVNNYRASGGGNFPHVAGAKQLWANSEEIRNTIIAWVQAKGSVDGSQFASVDWRLTREGTPVF